Proteins encoded together in one Nostoc sp. PCC 7524 window:
- a CDS encoding TRC40/GET3/ArsA family transport-energizing ATPase codes for MRVILMTGKGGVGKTSVAAATGLRCAELGYRTLVLSTDPAHSLADSFDLELAHAPRQIRPNLWGAELDALQELEGNWGAVKRYITQVLQARGLEGVQAEELAILPGMDEIFGLVRMKRHYDEGEYDVLIIDSAPTGTALRLLSLPEVGGWYMRRFYKPFQNISVALRPLVEPIFKPIAGFSLPDKEVMDAPYEFYEQIEALEKVLTDNTQTSVRLITNPEKMVIKESLRAHAYLSLYNVATDLVVANRIIPAEVQDPFFQSWKQNQEEYRQEIHENFLPLPVKEVPLFSEEMCGLAALERLKETLYKDEDPTQVYYKETTVRVVQEQNQYSLELYLPGIPKNQIQLSKTGDELNITIGNHRRNLVLPQALAALQPAGAKMEEDYLKIRFADNVRV; via the coding sequence ATGCGAGTAATTTTAATGACAGGAAAAGGCGGCGTGGGTAAAACCTCAGTTGCAGCAGCAACTGGACTCCGTTGTGCAGAATTAGGATATCGTACACTGGTTTTGAGTACAGACCCTGCCCACTCATTAGCAGACAGTTTTGACTTAGAACTAGCACACGCACCCCGGCAAATTCGCCCCAACTTATGGGGTGCAGAACTAGATGCACTACAAGAACTAGAAGGAAACTGGGGTGCTGTGAAGCGTTATATTACCCAGGTTTTACAAGCCAGAGGATTAGAGGGAGTCCAAGCAGAAGAATTAGCCATCTTGCCAGGAATGGACGAAATTTTTGGCTTGGTAAGAATGAAACGCCACTATGATGAAGGCGAGTATGATGTTTTAATTATCGACTCTGCTCCCACCGGTACAGCATTGCGACTTCTGAGTTTACCAGAAGTCGGTGGCTGGTATATGCGGCGTTTTTACAAGCCATTTCAAAACATCTCAGTTGCACTCCGCCCCCTAGTTGAACCTATATTTAAACCAATCGCAGGGTTTTCTTTACCAGATAAAGAGGTGATGGATGCACCTTATGAATTTTATGAGCAAATTGAAGCGTTGGAAAAAGTATTAACAGATAATACCCAAACTTCAGTTCGCTTAATCACCAATCCAGAAAAGATGGTGATTAAAGAATCTCTACGCGCTCATGCTTATTTAAGCTTATACAATGTTGCCACAGATTTAGTAGTGGCTAATCGCATTATCCCGGCTGAAGTGCAAGATCCATTCTTCCAAAGTTGGAAACAAAATCAGGAAGAATATCGTCAAGAAATCCATGAAAATTTTCTTCCTCTACCCGTGAAAGAGGTACCCTTATTCTCTGAAGAAATGTGTGGTTTAGCAGCCTTAGAGCGTTTAAAAGAAACACTCTATAAAGATGAAGACCCCACTCAGGTATATTACAAAGAAACGACTGTCAGAGTCGTGCAAGAACAAAATCAATACAGCTTAGAATTGTACTTGCCGGGAATTCCTAAAAACCAAATTCAACTCAGTAAAACTGGAGATGAATTAAATATTACGATTGGCAACCATCGCCGCAATCTGGTCTTACCCCAAGCCCTAGCAGCACTCCAGCCCGCAGGCGCAAAGATGGAAGAAGACTATCTTAAAATCCGCTTTGCTGATAATGTGAGAGTTTAA
- a CDS encoding DUF2358 domain-containing protein yields the protein MDIIAILKADYQRFPDHQTYNIYAEDVYFQDPLNSFRGVERYKKMIKFIQTWFLNCRMDLHHIQQLGDTIKTEWTLSWNTPLPWKPRIEISGWSELGLNSDGLIVSHIDYWHCSKLDVLKQHIIP from the coding sequence ATGGATATCATCGCAATCCTAAAAGCAGATTATCAAAGATTTCCAGATCATCAAACCTACAATATTTATGCTGAGGATGTGTATTTTCAAGACCCCTTAAATAGCTTTCGCGGTGTAGAACGTTATAAAAAAATGATTAAATTCATCCAAACGTGGTTTTTAAATTGCCGAATGGACTTGCATCATATTCAACAATTGGGAGACACTATCAAAACCGAATGGACACTCAGTTGGAACACGCCCCTACCATGGAAACCGCGCATTGAGATTTCTGGCTGGAGTGAACTAGGACTTAACTCCGATGGCTTAATTGTCTCTCACATCGATTATTGGCATTGTTCCAAGCTAGATGTGTTGAAACAACATATCATTCCCTAA